One Ignavibacterium sp. DNA segment encodes these proteins:
- a CDS encoding ferredoxin family protein: MIYHSLTNGTKIEILQQITYSKNNFRIFMIRGTIKVDTKICKGCELCIVACPQDVLALSVNFNDKGYRFVELISSACTGCVNCALVCPEAALTVYREPKPAKKTKTNV, from the coding sequence ATGATTTATCACTCACTAACAAATGGCACTAAGATTGAGATTTTGCAGCAAATTACATATTCCAAAAATAACTTCAGAATTTTTATGATAAGAGGAACAATAAAAGTTGACACTAAAATTTGCAAGGGATGCGAGCTTTGCATTGTTGCCTGCCCACAGGATGTGCTTGCATTATCTGTAAATTTTAACGATAAAGGTTATCGTTTTGTAGAACTAATCAGCAGTGCATGCACTGGATGTGTAAACTGCGCATTAGTCTGTCCTGAAGCAGCATTAACTGTTTATAGGGAACCTAAGCCTGCAAAAAAGACTAAGACTAACGTTTAA